Proteins encoded together in one Mus caroli chromosome 4, CAROLI_EIJ_v1.1, whole genome shotgun sequence window:
- the LOC110293025 gene encoding interferon alpha-1-like has translation MARHCAFLMALIVMSYWSTCSLGSDLPQTQNLRNKKALTLLEQMRRLSPVFCLKYRKDFGFPLEKVDAQHIQKAQAIPVLLELTQQVLNIFTSKDSSAAWDATILDSFCNNLHQQLNDLKACLMQQVGVQEPPLTQENSLLAVRKYFHGITVYLREKKHSPCAWEVVRTEVWRALSSCWQD, from the coding sequence ATGGCTAGGCATTGTGCTTTCCTGATGGCCCTCATAGTGATGAGCTACTGGTCAACCTGTTCTCTAGGGAGTGATCTGCCTCAGACACAAAACCTAAGGAACAAGAAAGCCTTGACACTCCTAGAACAAATGAGAAGACTCTCCCCTGTCTTCTGTCTAAAGTACAGAAAGGACTTTGGATTCCCCTTGGAGAAGGTGGATGCCCAGCATATCCAGAAGGCTCAAGCCATCCCTGTTCTCCTTGAGCTGACCCAGCAGGTCCTGAACATCTTCACATCAAAGGACTCATCTGCTGCTTGGGATGCAACCATTCTAGACTCATTCTGCAATAACCTCCATCAGCAGCTCaatgacctcaaagcctgtctgaTGCAGCAAGTGGGGGTGCAGGAACCTCCCCTGACCCAGGAAAACTCCCTTCTAGCTGTGAGGAAATATTTCCACGGGATCACTGTGTacctgagagagaagaaacacagcCCCTGTGCCTGGGAGGTGGTCAGAACAGAAGTCTGGAGagccctgtcttcttgctggcaAGACTGA
- the LOC110293504 gene encoding oogenesin-1-like, whose amino-acid sequence MICHQCPDQDQHDSLEEETMNVYSPPTLLQLARQKLLREETLATSALKDLPKELLPEIFEEAFTDERTKILRAMIPMWPFPCLPVGTLIKNPNLETLKAVLEGLDILLAQKVRSSRCKLRVLNLRNEHHEFWRIWAGSHEDECLPHLTQKQPVENSPDCGVKKHLQVTTDFKLMKGRLDESATYLLQWAEQRKDSIHLCCRKLQIQGIFKDTFIEIFKIIDTNCMQELELSCIWEEELSFLNPYLRQMKNLLTLKLGDITEVTMDGDDLFDKKKRRKLISQLLSFYCLQNLYVDGTFIEGNMIECLRYLKKPLETLCLQYCFLSQTDLDYLPHCLNICKLKHLNLSYIFLFNLFLEPLGSLLERVKDTLQTLEMQLCGMTDRHFSVLLPALSQCSHLTKINFYENTLSLPVLKQLLYHTANLSQLTQEQYPAPQECYDNMRGVETHRLENVCTGLLDILRAKRQPERVAFATSRCIKCRGFLVYDLETQRCLFQH is encoded by the exons ATGATCTGTCACCAGTGTCCGGATCAGGATCAG CATGACtctttagaagaggaaacaatgaATGtctactccccacccacccttctGCAGCTGGCAAGGCAGAAGCTACTGAGGGAGGAGACCTTGGCCACTTCTGCTCTCAAGGACCTACCCAAGGAGCTGCTACCAGAGATATTTGAGGAGGCCTTCACTGATGAACGTACAAAGATCTTAAGGGCCATGATACCTATGTGGCCCTTCCCATGCCTTCCTGTAGGAACGCTGATAAAGAACCCCAACCTGGAGACTTTGAAGGCTGTGCTTGAGGGACTAGATATACTGCTTGCACAAAAGGTTCGCTCCAG TAGGTGCAAACTCAGAGTACTCAATTTGAGGAATGAACACCATGAGTTTTGGAGGATATGGGCTGGATCCCATGAAGATGAATGCTTACCACACTTGACCCAGAAGCAGCCAGTGGAGAATAGTCCAGACTGTGGAGTGAAGAAACATTTGCAGGTGAcaactgacttcaaactcatgaaGGGCAGACTTGATGAATCTGCTACATACTTGTTGCAGTGGGCCGAGCAGAGAAAAGATTCCATTCATCTATGCTGTAGAAAGCTGCAGATTCAGGGCATATTCAAAGACACATTCATAGAAATCTTCAAAATTATAGATACAAACTGTATGCAGGAGCTGGAGCTAAGTTGTATCTGGGAAGAAGAATTGTCTTTTCTTAATCCCTACCTGAGACAGATGAAAAATCTTCTCACTCTCAAGCTAGGTGACATCACAGAAGTTACTATGGATGGTGATGATTTGTTTGACAAGAAGAAAAGGCGCAAGTTGATTTCTCAGCTTCTCTCATTCTACTGTCTCCAGAATCTCTATGTAGATGGTACCTTTATAGAAGGAAATATGATAGAATGCCTCAG ATACCTGAAGAAGCCCTTGGAGACTCTGTGCCTCCAATACTGTTTTCTCTCACAGACAGACTTGGATTACCTGCCCCATTGCCTGAATATTTGTAAGCTCAAACATCTGAACctgagttatatatttttatttaatttattccttgAGCCTCTTGGGAGTCTTCTTGAGAGAGTTAAAGATACCCTGCAAACCCTGGAAATGCAATTATGTGGGATGACGGACCGTCATTTCAGTGTCCTCCTGCCTGCCCTAAGCCAATGCTCCCACCTCACAAAGATCAATTTCTATGAAAATACCCTCTCTTTACCTGTTCTGAAACAACTTTTGTACCACACAGCCAACCTGAGCCAGCTGACTCAGGAACAGTACCCTGCCCCTCAGGAGTGCTATGATAACATGCGTGGAGTTGAAACACACAGACTGGAAAACGTATGCACTGGGCTTCTGGATATACTCAGGGCCAAAAGACAGCCCGAGAGGGTTGCCTTTGCTACATCCCGTTGCATTAAATGTCGTGGCTTCTTGGTCTATGATCTGGAGACCCAACGTTGCCTTTTCCAGCACTAA
- the LOC110292939 gene encoding interferon alpha-9-like, whose translation MARPFAFLMVLVVMSYWSTCSLGCDLPQTHNLRNKKILTLMAQMRRLSPLSCLKDRKDFGFPQEKVDAQQIQKAQAIPVLSELTQQILTLFTSKDSSAAWDATVLDSFCNDLHLQLNDLKACLMQQVGMQEPPLTQEDSLLAVKKYFRRITVYLREKKHSPCAWEVVRVEVWRALSSSAKLLARLSEEE comes from the coding sequence ATGGCTAGGCCCTTTGCTTTCCTGATGGTCTTGGTGGTGATGAGCTACTGGTCAACCTGCTCTCTAGGATGTGAcctgcctcaaactcataacCTCAGGAACAAGAAAATCTTGACACTTATGGCACAAATGAGGAgactctcccctctctcctgcctgaAGGACAGAAAGGACTTTGGATTCCCCCAGGAGAAGGTGGATGCCCAGCAGATTCAGAAGGCTCAAGCTATTCCTGTCCTGAGTGAGCTGACCCAACAGATCCTGACCCTCTTCACATCAAAGGACTCATCTGCTGCTTGGGATGCAACCGTCCTAGACTCATTCTGCAATGACCTCCATCTGCAGCTCaatgacctcaaagcctgtctgaTGCAGCAAGTGGGGATGCAGGAACCTCCCCTGACCCAGGAAGACTCCCTGCTAGCTGTGAAGAAATACTTCCGCAGGATCACTGTGTacctgagagagaagaaacacagcCCCTGTGCCTGGGAGGTGGTCAGAGTAGAAGTCTGGAGAGCCCTGTCTTCCTCAGCCAAGTTGCTGGCAAGACTGAGCGAGGAGGAGTGA